A stretch of Gymnodinialimonas phycosphaerae DNA encodes these proteins:
- a CDS encoding cation:proton antiporter — MAMDHAPSSLESVILGVLLCAMAYSLLSKAISRTILTLPLLFVAIGYLFAPATQVFGTPVELRGSVRLLAEVTLVLVLFADASHVRFAQLKTSFTIPLRMLILGMPATIALGTLVVFVIFPEGGLALAFLTAALLTPTDAALGQSVVSSPDVPEILSQSINVESGLNDGLALPFVLLGAVLASSAMQSTDGLALQAATQLVLGPLVGIAVGWGAARALDVAQRRDWIVESAEGIVFLCTALICFLAAELINGNGFIAAFVAGAVFGNTYRHDIHFISEFMEGAGQLLTMAAFLMFGALMLPDGLSHFTWSTCLIALSFLTLVRVLPIFLSLTGTGLAVREKLFLGWFGPRGLASILFTLIMMDEFELPAEGELLACVSLTVALSVLLHGISATPLAKRIARRTKP; from the coding sequence ATGGCCATGGATCACGCCCCCTCTTCCCTCGAATCTGTCATTCTGGGCGTCTTGCTGTGCGCGATGGCCTATTCACTGCTCAGCAAGGCGATCTCCAGGACGATTCTGACGTTGCCCCTGCTTTTCGTGGCCATCGGCTACCTTTTCGCGCCTGCAACCCAAGTCTTCGGCACCCCGGTCGAGTTGCGAGGCTCGGTGCGCCTTCTGGCCGAGGTGACGCTGGTCCTGGTCCTCTTTGCCGATGCCAGTCATGTCCGGTTTGCGCAGTTGAAGACCAGTTTCACGATTCCCCTACGGATGCTGATCCTGGGAATGCCCGCCACCATCGCCCTGGGCACGCTCGTGGTGTTCGTCATTTTCCCCGAGGGTGGTTTGGCCTTGGCCTTTCTGACGGCAGCCCTGCTGACCCCCACCGATGCCGCGCTTGGCCAAAGTGTGGTTTCCAGCCCCGATGTGCCCGAGATCCTGAGCCAATCGATCAACGTCGAAAGCGGGCTGAACGACGGCCTCGCGCTGCCCTTTGTCCTGTTGGGCGCGGTCCTGGCCTCCAGCGCAATGCAAAGCACCGACGGGTTGGCCCTTCAGGCCGCCACACAGCTTGTACTTGGGCCGCTGGTGGGCATCGCGGTGGGATGGGGCGCAGCCCGGGCGCTGGACGTCGCGCAGCGGCGCGACTGGATCGTCGAAAGCGCCGAGGGCATCGTCTTCCTGTGCACGGCCCTGATCTGTTTCCTCGCGGCAGAGCTGATCAACGGAAACGGCTTCATCGCCGCCTTCGTCGCGGGCGCGGTCTTCGGCAACACCTACCGCCACGACATCCACTTCATCAGCGAATTCATGGAGGGCGCGGGACAGCTTCTGACCATGGCGGCATTCCTCATGTTCGGCGCCCTGATGCTGCCCGATGGCCTGTCCCACTTCACGTGGTCCACCTGCCTCATAGCCCTGTCGTTCCTGACCCTGGTGCGCGTTTTGCCGATCTTTTTGTCGCTGACAGGCACGGGCTTGGCGGTGCGGGAGAAACTTTTCCTGGGCTGGTTCGGCCCGCGTGGCCTCGCGTCGATCCTGTTCACCCTCATCATGATGGATGAATTCGAATTGCCTGCGGAAGGAGAGCTTCTGGCCTGCGTCTCGCTGACCGTC